TTCCGTAGCCTTGAATGGTTTAGTTACGTATGCGCTCGCTCCAAGCGCCATTCCCCTCTTTTTATCCTCCTCGCTCCTTTCAGTGGTAACTATGATAAGGGGGATATTGCTGTATCTCGGATTGCTCTTCACGAAATTTATCAGTTCAAGGCCGTTTATGTCAGGCATATTAATATCCGTGACGACTAAATCAAAGTCCTGAACAGGAAGGAGTTTTAAGGCGTCAAAACCTGTGGGCGCTTCAACTATGTTAAAGTCTCCGAGTTCCTCTATA
This DNA window, taken from Nitrospirota bacterium, encodes the following:
- a CDS encoding response regulator, which encodes MKSILIVEDSTTTRSLIRAVIEELGDFNIVEAPTGFDALKLLPVQDFDLVVTDINMPDINGLELINFVKSNPRYSNIPLIIVTTERSEEDKKRGMALGASAYVTKPFKATELQDIVRKVLNL